A window of Thermococcus alcaliphilus contains these coding sequences:
- a CDS encoding mevalonate kinase gives MRVLASAPAKIILFGEHSVVYGKPAIAAAIDLRTYVKAEFNENGRIRIEAKDIRTPGLTVSFTEDQIYFETDYGKAAEVLSYVREAINLVMEEAGKQKGITVSITSQIPVGAGLGSSAAVAVATIGAVSKLLGLELSKEEIAKLGHKVELLVQGASSGIDPTVSAVGGFLYYQKGSFESLPVVELPIVVGYTGSSGSTKELVAKVRKNYEEMPEIIEPILNSMGKLVEKAREVILAEYDKEIKFQLLGRLMNINHGLLDALGVSTKSLSDLVYASREAGALGAKITGAGGGGCMYALAPGKQSEVATAIKIAGGVPMITKISREGLRIEEVEE, from the coding sequence ATGAGAGTTCTTGCTTCTGCACCCGCTAAAATTATCCTCTTTGGAGAGCACAGCGTAGTTTATGGAAAACCTGCTATAGCTGCAGCCATTGATTTGAGGACATATGTAAAAGCGGAGTTTAACGAAAACGGGAGAATTAGAATAGAGGCTAAGGACATCAGAACTCCAGGCTTGACGGTATCATTCACCGAGGATCAAATTTATTTCGAGACCGACTATGGAAAAGCGGCTGAAGTTTTGAGTTATGTTAGGGAAGCAATAAATCTTGTAATGGAAGAAGCAGGAAAGCAGAAGGGAATAACTGTTTCAATAACCTCTCAAATTCCTGTAGGAGCAGGGTTGGGAAGTTCAGCTGCTGTTGCTGTGGCAACTATTGGGGCAGTGTCGAAGCTTCTCGGGCTGGAACTAAGCAAAGAAGAGATTGCTAAACTGGGGCATAAAGTGGAACTCCTCGTACAAGGTGCATCGAGCGGCATTGATCCAACGGTTTCAGCGGTTGGGGGCTTTCTCTACTACCAAAAGGGCTCTTTTGAGAGCCTGCCTGTGGTTGAATTGCCAATAGTTGTGGGCTACACCGGTTCAAGTGGCTCCACAAAAGAGCTCGTTGCTAAAGTTAGGAAGAACTATGAGGAGATGCCAGAAATAATTGAGCCGATTTTAAATTCAATGGGCAAGCTCGTGGAAAAAGCGAGAGAAGTTATCCTCGCAGAGTACGACAAGGAAATCAAGTTCCAGCTGCTTGGAAGGTTGATGAACATAAATCATGGCCTTCTCGATGCCCTTGGTGTCTCAACAAAAAGCCTGAGCGATTTAGTGTATGCTTCAAGAGAAGCTGGAGCTCTTGGGGCAAAGATAACAGGTGCCGGAGGGGGAGGATGTATGTACGCCTTGGCTCCAGGAAAGCAGAGCGAGGTGGCAACGGCCATAAAGATAGCGGGTGGAGTGCCAATGATAACAAAGATAAGCAGAGAGGGGCTAAGAATTGAGGAGGTCGAAGAATGA
- a CDS encoding HepT-like ribonuclease domain-containing protein: MRDPYLYIEDILNSIEKIKRYTVGMAFRDFIRDEKTIDAVLRNLEVIGEAAKNIPKEIQQKYPQIPWKEIAGMRDRLIHAYFGVDLEIVWHTITSDLPKLESELSKIIKREG, encoded by the coding sequence ATGAGGGATCCATATTTGTACATTGAGGATATTCTCAACTCAATTGAAAAAATAAAACGTTACACTGTTGGCATGGCATTTAGAGATTTCATAAGAGATGAAAAGACAATTGACGCAGTTTTAAGAAACTTGGAGGTTATAGGAGAAGCTGCCAAAAATATCCCCAAAGAGATTCAGCAAAAATACCCTCAAATCCCCTGGAAAGAAATTGCTGGAATGAGAGATAGACTTATTCATGCTTACTTTGGAGTTGATCTAGAGATCGTCTGGCACACCATAACCTCAGACTTACCGAAGTTAGAATCTGAGTTATCGAAAATTATCAAGAGGGAGGGCTAA
- a CDS encoding nucleotidyltransferase family protein, translating into MRTLEEIQKILQTHKKELYEKFGVKKIGIFGSYSRGEQKETSDVDILVEFHRPIGFIEFIKLQEYLETLLGVKVDLVTKKALKKRIRKQILQEVKYV; encoded by the coding sequence ATGAGAACTCTTGAAGAGATACAAAAGATACTTCAAACCCATAAAAAGGAGCTTTATGAAAAATTTGGAGTCAAGAAAATTGGTATCTTCGGCTCTTATTCAAGAGGAGAGCAAAAGGAAACAAGCGACGTTGACATTTTAGTTGAATTTCATAGGCCTATCGGGTTTATTGAGTTTATTAAGCTCCAAGAATATCTCGAAACTCTACTCGGAGTTAAAGTTGATTTAGTTACAAAAAAAGCATTGAAGAAACGAATTAGGAAGCAAATTCTCCAAGAGGTGAAATACGTATGA
- a CDS encoding MEMO1 family protein, with the protein MIRYPAVAGSFYPSGGELKLMLDEFFSDLGELGEKRKITAGVAPHAGYIFSGYTASRTYKAIYEDGLPETFVIIGPNHTGLGSPVAIYPKGVWRTPMGDIEVDAELAKTIAKHSSLADLDEFAHKYEHSLEVQVPFIQYISEKAEKEVKIVPIALGLQDEEVAEDLGKAIFEASQELGRDVVVIASTDMMHYGYAYGYVPFRARGDDLLGRIREWDFRVIQKIIEFDYKGMFDEIRKMDHTMCGPGGVATAIVFSRLSGAVEAEVLHYTTSFEVSRSTDAIVGYVSIVMRKA; encoded by the coding sequence ATGATAAGATACCCCGCAGTTGCCGGGAGCTTTTATCCCTCTGGAGGAGAGCTAAAACTCATGCTTGATGAGTTTTTCAGTGATCTTGGAGAGCTTGGAGAAAAAAGAAAGATTACTGCAGGAGTTGCACCCCACGCTGGATACATCTTCTCCGGTTATACTGCCTCAAGAACGTACAAAGCAATCTATGAAGACGGCCTCCCGGAGACGTTTGTGATCATAGGGCCAAACCACACTGGTCTCGGCTCCCCCGTAGCAATTTACCCTAAAGGGGTCTGGAGGACTCCAATGGGAGACATTGAAGTTGATGCCGAGCTGGCAAAGACTATCGCGAAGCACTCCAGTTTGGCGGATTTAGACGAGTTTGCTCACAAATACGAACATTCTCTCGAAGTGCAGGTGCCCTTCATTCAGTACATCTCCGAAAAAGCAGAAAAAGAAGTAAAGATCGTCCCCATAGCACTTGGACTGCAAGATGAGGAGGTTGCTGAAGACCTGGGAAAAGCGATATTTGAAGCAAGCCAAGAGCTTGGGAGGGATGTAGTGGTTATAGCAAGCACGGACATGATGCACTATGGCTATGCCTACGGCTATGTGCCCTTTAGAGCAAGAGGGGATGATTTGCTGGGAAGAATTAGGGAATGGGACTTCAGGGTAATTCAAAAGATTATCGAATTTGATTATAAAGGAATGTTCGACGAGATAAGGAAAATGGATCACACAATGTGCGGTCCGGGAGGAGTTGCAACGGCAATAGTCTTCTCAAGACTCAGTGGAGCAGTTGAAGCGGAGGTTTTGCACTACACAACGAGCTTTGAGGTGAGTAGGTCAACAGATGCGATAGTTGGCTATGTGAGTATTGTCATGAGGAAGGCATGA
- a CDS encoding maleate cis-trans isomerase family protein, which produces MYGWRGRIGLIVPSSNTTMEMELHSALPEGVSLHTARMPLKNVTEEELVAMSGLAVESAKLLKDADVDLILYGCTSGSFIGGGEFDKELAEKIESEVKLPVITTSTAVVEALKILDSQRILVITPYTDEINQREREFLEANEFEVIDIRGLGIVDNTRIGRLEPYEAYRMAKALFTDEADAIFISCTNLRTFEIIEALEDDLGVPVVTSNQASLWLALRELDVGEKIPWLGKLFTEF; this is translated from the coding sequence ATGTACGGATGGAGAGGTAGAATTGGCTTGATAGTTCCGTCCTCAAACACGACAATGGAGATGGAACTGCATTCAGCTTTGCCTGAGGGAGTATCACTTCACACAGCAAGGATGCCCTTGAAGAACGTTACTGAAGAGGAGCTTGTAGCGATGAGCGGGCTTGCAGTGGAGAGTGCAAAGCTATTGAAGGATGCCGACGTTGACTTAATTCTCTACGGCTGTACTAGCGGATCCTTTATAGGCGGTGGAGAATTCGACAAGGAGCTTGCAGAAAAAATCGAGAGCGAGGTGAAGCTACCAGTTATAACGACTAGCACTGCAGTTGTTGAAGCCCTTAAGATTCTTGACTCCCAGAGGATTCTTGTCATAACTCCCTACACCGATGAGATAAACCAGAGGGAGAGAGAGTTTTTGGAGGCTAATGAGTTTGAGGTCATAGACATTAGAGGGCTTGGAATAGTTGACAACACCAGAATAGGGAGACTTGAGCCCTATGAGGCTTACAGAATGGCTAAGGCACTCTTTACCGATGAAGCAGACGCAATATTCATAAGCTGTACCAACCTGAGAACTTTTGAAATAATCGAGGCTCTCGAAGATGACTTAGGAGTTCCTGTCGTTACAAGCAATCAAGCCTCTCTATGGCTTGCATTGAGAGAGCTCGATGTGGGAGAAAAGATTCCTTGGCTTGGAAAGCTTTTTACAGAGTTTTGA
- the pfkC gene encoding ADP-specific phosphofructokinase, whose product MMEFLKDFQKMGIYLAYNVNVDAIVYLNEKHIESLIKEFGAENIKKRIDEYPREINEPLDFVARLIHALKTGKPQAVPLVSYEVDKWFNSRFKYDFERIGGQVGIIANLLANLDFNKVIAYSPLLGRKQAEMFVNRDNLLYPVVENGKLVLKKPLEAYREDDPVKINRIFEFRAGTKFKLGDETIEVPYSGRFIVACRFEDFARIETSPELKPYLPEIGEMVDGAILSGYQGLRRYYSDGKDANYYLRKAKEDIKLLKKKKDIKIHVEFASIQDRELRKKVIYNIFPLVDSVGMDEAEIAHILSVLGYRELSDRIFTYNRIEDAVLGAKILLDELNLEILQVHTIYYLMYITHNDNPLTEEELMKSLEVGTTLAATRAFLGDIKRPEDVKVGLNIPFNEKGEYVKLRFEEAKAKMRTREYKIVIIPTRLVRNPVSTVGLGDTISAGAFASYLSLLRRKE is encoded by the coding sequence ATGATGGAGTTCCTCAAGGACTTCCAGAAGATGGGCATCTACCTGGCCTACAACGTGAACGTTGACGCGATAGTATATTTGAACGAAAAGCACATAGAGAGCCTCATAAAGGAATTTGGAGCAGAAAACATCAAAAAAAGAATCGATGAGTATCCGAGAGAGATAAACGAGCCTTTAGACTTTGTTGCGAGATTAATACACGCCCTCAAGACTGGAAAACCCCAAGCCGTGCCTTTGGTAAGTTATGAGGTCGATAAGTGGTTCAATTCTCGATTTAAATACGATTTTGAAAGAATTGGGGGGCAGGTAGGGATAATAGCGAACCTTCTTGCCAACTTGGACTTTAATAAAGTGATTGCATATTCCCCTCTTCTTGGAAGAAAACAGGCTGAAATGTTCGTAAATAGGGATAACCTCCTTTATCCGGTTGTTGAGAATGGAAAACTTGTCCTAAAGAAGCCCTTGGAAGCTTACAGGGAGGATGATCCAGTAAAAATCAATAGAATTTTTGAGTTTAGAGCAGGCACAAAATTCAAACTTGGGGATGAAACTATTGAAGTTCCCTATTCTGGAAGGTTTATAGTTGCCTGCAGATTTGAAGATTTTGCTAGAATTGAAACTTCCCCAGAACTTAAGCCTTATCTACCGGAAATAGGAGAGATGGTCGATGGAGCTATTCTCTCAGGTTATCAGGGGCTAAGAAGATATTACAGTGACGGAAAGGACGCAAACTACTATCTAAGGAAGGCTAAAGAAGACATAAAACTGCTAAAGAAGAAAAAGGACATAAAGATCCACGTGGAATTTGCTTCCATTCAAGATAGAGAGCTCAGGAAGAAGGTAATCTACAACATATTTCCCCTCGTTGACAGTGTGGGAATGGACGAAGCTGAGATAGCGCATATATTAAGTGTTCTCGGATATAGAGAATTAAGCGACAGAATTTTCACATACAATAGAATTGAGGACGCTGTTTTAGGGGCCAAAATTCTCCTTGATGAACTAAATCTTGAAATTCTTCAAGTGCACACGATTTACTACCTGATGTACATCACCCACAATGACAATCCGCTCACCGAGGAAGAGCTAATGAAGTCCTTGGAGGTGGGAACAACCCTTGCAGCTACGAGGGCATTTCTTGGAGACATCAAAAGGCCGGAAGATGTTAAGGTTGGCTTGAACATTCCATTCAACGAAAAAGGAGAATACGTAAAGCTGAGATTTGAAGAAGCAAAAGCCAAAATGAGAACAAGGGAATACAAGATAGTTATTATCCCCACAAGGCTTGTCAGAAATCCCGTATCCACGGTAGGGTTAGGGGACACGATATCCGCTGGAGCTTTTGCAAGCTATTTAAGCCTTTTGAGAAGAAAGGAGTAG